The following are encoded together in the Bradyrhizobium algeriense genome:
- a CDS encoding dioxygenase, protein MRELTPETITDAVLDQMATTPDPRLKTIMASAVKHLHAFAREVNLTPAEWIKGIEFMTAAGKMCSPERQEFILLSDTLGLSALVNGLHDATALEEATHTSLLGPFYREATPTLAAGSSIAKNPKPGSECVLYGRVTDATGKPVANATVSIWQTGADGLYDIQASATSVDYRGVFATDADGLYVLRTVKPLGYSIPMDGPVGTMVKAQARHGMRPAHIHFLVGAPGYRELVTALYLRDDPHLADDVVFGSSGDLAVDVAANDPDCPIKGMPSIRFDMRVSRESEADKTSGRVGADPSAIMKKSTKNEPAPVGAK, encoded by the coding sequence ATGCGTGAGTTAACGCCTGAAACGATCACGGACGCCGTGCTCGACCAGATGGCGACAACGCCGGACCCGCGCCTGAAGACGATCATGGCGTCGGCGGTCAAGCACCTCCATGCCTTCGCCCGCGAGGTCAATCTGACGCCGGCGGAATGGATCAAGGGCATCGAATTCATGACCGCCGCCGGCAAGATGTGCTCGCCGGAACGGCAGGAATTCATCCTGCTGTCCGACACGCTCGGCCTTTCCGCGCTCGTTAACGGCCTGCACGATGCCACCGCGCTGGAGGAAGCCACCCATACCAGCCTGCTCGGCCCATTTTACCGCGAGGCCACGCCGACGCTGGCGGCCGGCAGCTCGATCGCCAAAAATCCGAAGCCGGGCAGCGAATGCGTGCTTTACGGCCGCGTCACCGATGCCACCGGCAAGCCGGTCGCCAACGCCACTGTCTCGATCTGGCAAACCGGCGCCGACGGCCTCTACGACATTCAGGCCAGCGCGACGTCGGTCGATTATCGCGGCGTGTTCGCAACCGATGCCGATGGGCTCTATGTGCTGCGCACCGTGAAACCACTCGGATATTCGATCCCGATGGATGGACCGGTCGGCACCATGGTGAAGGCGCAGGCACGGCATGGCATGCGGCCGGCGCATATTCACTTCCTGGTCGGCGCGCCCGGGTATCGTGAACTCGTCACCGCGCTCTATCTGCGCGACGATCCGCATCTCGCCGACGATGTCGTATTCGGCTCGTCGGGCGATCTCGCCGTCGACGTGGCGGCAAACGATCCGGACTGCCCGATCAAGGGGATGCCGAGCATCCGCTTCGACATGCGGGTTTCGCGCGAAAGCGAGGCCGACAAGACCAGCGGGCGCGTCGGCGCCGATCCGTCGGCGATCATGAAAAAATCCACCAAAAATGAACCCGCGCCGGTGGGAGCCAAATAG